From Pirellulales bacterium, one genomic window encodes:
- a CDS encoding lactate racemase domain-containing protein: MSCVLPYGAQSHVGLDLPDETLLAVFNEPRGGVLDDPAAAVAAALDEPLNFPALARATVPGDRIVLALEHGVPQATALVAAVANYLVEHGASADQLAVLIPPAAVAAGERDPRSLLPDAWRDEVALEVHAPDAAGSLSLLASNHEGKPVYMNRTLLDADLVVPIGCLRHEPTIGYYGQYGGLFPTFSDARTQSRFHKPAAGARRQQAAKQREEIDEVGWLLGTQFTVQALPGGGGGLLQVLAGEIPAVFRAGRLAYESAWRCGVPGRASLVVASLAGGREQQTWQNLARALAAASCLVADGGAIAVCTELAVEPGPAVTGLSRLADRELLVKSIRREHAVDALEAIELARATEQARVYLLSRLDESLVEDLGMAHISEPGDVGRLARRHESCIVLSNAQYVVPAAQE, encoded by the coding sequence ATGTCTTGCGTTCTGCCTTACGGCGCCCAGTCACACGTCGGTCTCGATCTTCCGGACGAGACGTTGCTGGCGGTCTTCAATGAGCCGCGTGGCGGAGTGCTTGACGATCCCGCGGCGGCGGTTGCCGCCGCGCTGGACGAGCCGCTGAACTTTCCGGCGCTGGCACGGGCGACCGTGCCCGGCGACCGGATTGTGCTGGCCTTGGAGCACGGCGTGCCGCAGGCGACGGCCCTGGTGGCGGCGGTGGCCAACTATCTTGTGGAGCACGGCGCGTCGGCCGACCAGCTTGCCGTGCTCATCCCTCCGGCCGCCGTGGCCGCCGGCGAGCGCGACCCGCGCAGCTTGTTGCCCGACGCCTGGCGCGACGAAGTGGCGTTGGAAGTCCACGCTCCCGATGCGGCCGGCAGTTTGTCGCTGTTGGCGTCGAACCACGAGGGCAAGCCGGTGTATATGAACCGCACGCTGCTCGACGCCGATCTCGTGGTGCCGATCGGCTGTCTGCGGCATGAGCCGACGATCGGTTACTACGGCCAGTATGGCGGGCTGTTTCCCACGTTCTCCGACGCTCGGACGCAATCGCGGTTCCACAAGCCGGCAGCCGGCGCGCGGCGTCAACAGGCGGCGAAGCAGCGAGAAGAAATCGATGAAGTGGGGTGGCTGCTGGGCACACAGTTCACGGTGCAGGCTTTGCCCGGTGGTGGCGGCGGGTTGTTGCAAGTGCTGGCCGGCGAGATCCCGGCAGTGTTCCGGGCCGGCCGCTTGGCCTACGAATCGGCGTGGAGGTGCGGCGTGCCTGGTCGGGCCAGTCTGGTGGTGGCTTCGCTCGCCGGCGGCCGCGAGCAGCAAACGTGGCAGAACCTGGCCCGGGCGCTGGCCGCGGCATCGTGCCTGGTGGCCGATGGTGGGGCGATCGCGGTCTGCACGGAGTTGGCGGTCGAGCCTGGTCCGGCGGTGACGGGCCTGTCGCGTCTGGCAGACCGCGAACTGCTCGTCAAAAGTATTCGGCGAGAGCATGCCGTCGACGCGCTGGAGGCAATCGAGCTGGCACGGGCAACCGAGCAAGCCAGGGTCTATTTGCTCAGCCGGCTCGACGAATCGTTGGTCGAGGATCTCGGCATGGCGCACATCAGCGAGCCGGGCGACGTCGGCCGGCTGGCCCGGCGTCATGAGTCCTGCATCGTGCTGTCGAATGCGCAGTATGTGGTTCCGGCAGCACAAGAATAG
- a CDS encoding glycine cleavage T C-terminal barrel domain-containing protein gives MQTFEQQYQALTEAAGLVDFTHRTRIEVTGDDRAGFLHNLSTNDVKRLQPDSGCEAFLLDARGHVRGHVFLICRRESFIIETVAAQDEFLLNHLNRYLIREKVELHDRGGDWSELLVAGDGSGAVLEKIASGTLPRERLASTELLLAGEPVTLVRVDITRSGGYLLLFGRASQAIVREALISQGAIACDSAALEAARLEAGFPWYGIDISDQNLPQEVGRDALAISFNKGCYIGQETVARIDALGHVNKTLVRLRYEGEQVPSPGAELLASGHVAGHVTSAAFSPRAGAPLALGYVRRGSNQPSSVLESAVGPAAVV, from the coding sequence ATGCAAACCTTCGAGCAACAATACCAGGCGCTCACTGAAGCGGCCGGGCTTGTCGATTTCACGCACCGCACTCGCATCGAGGTGACGGGCGACGACCGGGCCGGCTTCTTGCACAACTTGTCGACCAACGACGTCAAACGCTTGCAGCCGGACAGCGGCTGCGAGGCGTTTTTGCTCGACGCCCGTGGGCACGTGCGCGGCCACGTGTTCCTGATTTGCCGGCGCGAATCGTTCATCATCGAGACCGTTGCCGCCCAGGACGAATTCCTGCTCAATCACCTGAACCGCTATTTGATTCGCGAAAAAGTCGAGTTGCACGACCGGGGCGGCGATTGGTCCGAGTTGCTCGTTGCCGGAGACGGCAGCGGTGCGGTATTGGAAAAGATCGCCTCCGGCACGTTGCCGCGCGAACGCCTGGCCAGCACCGAGTTGCTGCTGGCCGGCGAGCCCGTCACGCTGGTCCGCGTCGACATCACACGGAGCGGCGGGTATTTGCTGCTCTTCGGCCGGGCGTCGCAGGCCATTGTGCGGGAGGCATTGATTTCGCAAGGCGCGATCGCCTGCGATTCGGCGGCGCTCGAAGCCGCGCGGCTCGAGGCCGGCTTTCCCTGGTACGGCATCGACATCAGCGATCAGAACTTGCCGCAGGAGGTGGGCCGCGACGCGCTGGCCATCAGCTTCAACAAAGGCTGTTACATCGGCCAGGAGACCGTGGCCCGCATCGACGCGCTGGGGCATGTCAACAAGACGCTCGTGCGGCTGAGATACGAAGGCGAACAGGTGCCTTCGCCCGGCGCGGAGTTGTTGGCGTCGGGCCACGTGGCGGGTCACGTCACGTCAGCGGCATTTTCGCCGCGGGCAGGCGCCCCGCTCGCGCTCGGTTACGTGCGGCGAGGAAGCAATCAGCCAAGCAGCGTGCTCGAGAGCGCTGTTGGGCCGGCCGCCGTGGTGTGA
- a CDS encoding beta-ketoacyl-[acyl-carrier-protein] synthase family protein: protein MPVNTSERRNVRVVITGIGLITPLGNSKEALWQNLSNGRSGVGPITSLPPDALPVNFAAEARDFSGHVDNFGPLEGEQKKQVRKGLKIMCRECQMGVAAAQLALGDARLGLGKCDPDRTGVVFGSDYMLTMPDEFTAGVVDCLDDAGQFHFSRWATQGMSKMNPLWLLKYLPNMPASHIAIYNDLRGPNNSLTHREASGNLAVGEAFRVIVRGHADAMIAGATGTRVHPMKAVHAALAERLAEGGDDPTQAARPFDLHRGGMVLGEGAGAVVLESLESAEKRGATIYGEVVAAASSAVSGRDLTADCTLALANSMRAALREARLTPQHVGHLHAHGLGTRHSDVYESRAVRDVFGQQADHVPVTAAKSYFGNLGAGGGLVELIASTLALKHRQLFPVLNYKTPDPDCRLNVVAAAPGDPGDNCMNLSFTPQGQASCVIARRFGES, encoded by the coding sequence ATGCCTGTCAACACAAGCGAGCGCCGCAACGTGCGGGTGGTGATCACCGGCATCGGGCTCATCACTCCCCTGGGCAACAGCAAAGAGGCTCTTTGGCAGAATCTGTCGAACGGCCGCAGCGGCGTGGGGCCGATCACGTCGCTGCCGCCGGATGCGTTGCCGGTCAACTTTGCCGCCGAAGCACGCGACTTCAGCGGACACGTCGACAACTTTGGCCCGCTGGAAGGCGAACAAAAAAAGCAGGTCCGCAAGGGGCTGAAAATCATGTGCCGCGAGTGCCAGATGGGGGTGGCGGCGGCGCAACTGGCCCTGGGCGACGCCAGGCTCGGCCTGGGCAAGTGCGACCCCGATCGCACCGGCGTTGTTTTCGGCTCGGACTATATGCTCACCATGCCCGACGAGTTCACGGCGGGCGTCGTCGATTGCCTCGACGACGCGGGGCAGTTTCATTTTTCGCGTTGGGCCACGCAGGGCATGAGCAAGATGAACCCGCTCTGGCTGCTGAAATACCTGCCGAACATGCCCGCCAGCCACATCGCGATTTATAATGACCTGCGGGGGCCGAACAACTCGCTCACGCACCGCGAGGCGTCGGGCAACCTGGCCGTCGGCGAGGCGTTTCGGGTCATCGTGCGGGGCCACGCCGACGCCATGATCGCCGGCGCCACCGGCACGCGCGTCCACCCGATGAAGGCGGTGCATGCGGCCTTGGCCGAGAGGCTCGCCGAGGGCGGCGACGATCCTACCCAGGCCGCTCGTCCCTTCGACTTGCACCGCGGCGGAATGGTGCTGGGCGAAGGAGCCGGCGCGGTCGTGTTGGAGTCGCTCGAATCGGCCGAAAAACGCGGGGCCACGATCTATGGCGAAGTCGTGGCCGCGGCCTCCTCGGCGGTGAGCGGCCGTGACCTGACCGCCGATTGCACGCTGGCGCTGGCGAACAGCATGCGGGCGGCCTTGCGTGAGGCCCGCCTGACGCCGCAGCACGTCGGCCATCTTCACGCCCACGGCCTCGGCACACGCCACAGCGACGTGTATGAATCGCGGGCGGTTCGCGACGTGTTTGGCCAGCAGGCCGACCATGTGCCGGTGACCGCGGCCAAGAGTTATTTCGGCAATCTGGGGGCCGGCGGCGGCCTGGTCGAATTGATCGCCAGCACGCTGGCGCTGAAACATCGGCAGCTTTTTCCGGTGCTCAATTACAAGACGCCCGATCCCGATTGCCGGCTGAACGTGGTTGCCGCGGCACCCGGCGATCCAGGCGACAATTGCATGAATCTCAGCTTCACGCCGCAAGGCCAGGCAAGTTGTGTGATCGCGCGGCGGTTCGGCGAATCGTAG